A window of Mytilus edulis chromosome 10, xbMytEdul2.2, whole genome shotgun sequence contains these coding sequences:
- the LOC139490977 gene encoding 8-oxo-dGDP phosphatase NUDT18-like translates to MEIEDDVRKLLAGEILPLSDVDTGLDKSKFKPVTKNNMGFIVSAVIVNEASQVLMIQEAKYSCHGTWYLPAGRVEKKESLVEAAKREVKEEAGLEIEAVTLLSVEFGSGSWMRFNFAGNITGGEIKTLDLQDKESLQAEWIDRKHLKDGSLKIRAKDIFPLIEIGYSYYGKPPRSRHLNCLPTQVPHTKAIHRPVIVCVLQERELYLLVNTKTKPHIPSCYIGCADSSSRTSVYSILKEADVDGVQGGYIEVCGLLSVEYNGEPDAKVNGICLTSIVTMTSSAVPKIANDSYTWHHITSSLKDELLQKIKDERFVKFIDLY, encoded by the exons aTGGAAATTGAAGACGATGTGAGAAAGCTTTTGGCTGGAGAGATTTTACCTCTATCAGATGTTGACACAGGGCTTGATAAATCTA AATTCAAACCAGTGACTAAGAACAATATGGGATTCATTGTATCAGCAGTTATTGTTAATGAAGCAAGTCAAGTATTAATGATTCAGGAAGCCAAATACTCCTGCCATGGAACCTGGTATCTTCCTGCTGGACGAGTGGAGAAAAAAGAATCTTTagtg GAAGCTGCAAAGAGAGAAGTGAAAGAAGAAGCTGGGTTAGAAATTGAAGCAGTTACTCTGTTGTCTGTGGAATTTGGATCAGGCTCATGGATGAGATTCAATTTTGCTGGAAATATAActg gtgGAGAAATAAAAACATTAGATTTGCAAGACAAAGAATCATTACAGGCAGAATGGATAGACAGAAAACATCTAAAAGATGGCTCACTTAAAATAAG AGCCAAAGACATCTTTCCACTGATAGAAATAGGCTACTCTTATTATGGAAAACCACCAAGAAGTAGACATTTGAATTGTTTACCAACTCAAGTTCCTCATACGAAAGCTATACACAGACCTGTGATTGTATGTGTTTTACAGGAACGAGAGCTCTATCTTCTAGTAAATACCAAGACAAAACCACATATACCCTCATGTTACATAGGTTGTGCTGATTCCTCATCTAGAACTTCAGTATATTCAATTTTAAAG GAAGCAGATGTAGATGGCGTACAAGGTGGATATATAGAAGTTTGTGGACTTTTATCTGTGGAATATAACGGTGAACCAGACGCCAAGGTCAATGGTATCTGTCTGACCTCTATTGTTACCATGACAAGTTCTGCAGTACCAAAGATAGCCAACGACAGTTACACATGGCACCATATTACTTCATCATTGAAAGACGAATTATTACAAAAAATCAAAGATGAACGTTTTGTGAAGtttattgatttatattaa